From the genome of Vibrio navarrensis, one region includes:
- a CDS encoding C40 family peptidase, with amino-acid sequence MKQFNYLILLMIFLVGGCSQTKMAQPEVDKMNLSEHVLANNPQLQSFYLEWYGTPYQFGGSDKDGVDCSAFVQHAFSQAYQFTLPRTTREQFDASRKIEWQQKQQGDLLFFKTSKSDYHVGIYLGGLQFMHASTSMGVIISRLDNPYWADKFWQVRRVTLYSNSSDPIVSIVLSHSTVK; translated from the coding sequence ATGAAACAATTTAATTATTTAATTTTGCTAATGATTTTTCTTGTTGGTGGATGTAGCCAGACGAAGATGGCTCAGCCTGAGGTTGATAAAATGAATCTTTCGGAGCACGTTTTAGCCAACAACCCTCAACTACAGTCATTTTATCTCGAATGGTATGGTACACCATATCAGTTTGGTGGGAGTGATAAAGATGGCGTCGATTGTTCGGCTTTTGTTCAGCATGCCTTCAGCCAAGCCTACCAATTTACTCTGCCCAGAACCACGAGAGAGCAATTTGATGCGAGCCGGAAGATTGAATGGCAGCAGAAGCAACAGGGAGACTTGCTGTTCTTTAAAACCAGTAAATCGGACTATCATGTAGGAATATATTTAGGCGGGTTGCAGTTTATGCATGCATCTACAAGCATGGGGGTGATCATTTCACGGCTTGATAATCCTTATTGGGCGGATAAATTTTGGCAGGTCAGAAGAGTTACTCTCTACTCTAACTCTTCTGACCCAATAGTATCAATCGTACTTAGCCACAGCACTGTCAAATAG
- a CDS encoding DUF3802 family protein, which produces MVVETDGYLALIEHLALNLDVFASDVGDTGTETIEDVVTDMIASNIMALFEQNPELHSSIRFKLLKEADMVADDLGEVLAGVWHKKATNEQINFLDEYIALVKNLFDSAVAKYD; this is translated from the coding sequence GTGGTTGTTGAAACCGATGGATACTTAGCTCTCATAGAGCACCTTGCCTTGAATCTTGATGTATTCGCGTCTGACGTTGGCGATACAGGCACAGAAACCATAGAAGATGTAGTCACAGACATGATTGCATCCAACATCATGGCTCTTTTTGAACAAAATCCAGAACTGCATTCCAGCATCCGTTTTAAATTGCTGAAAGAAGCCGATATGGTCGCAGACGATCTGGGTGAAGTGTTGGCGGGCGTTTGGCATAAGAAAGCGACAAACGAACAGATCAATTTTCTTGATGAGTACATTGCACTGGTAAAAAACCTATTTGACAGTGCTGTGGCTAAGTACGATTGA
- a CDS encoding sensor domain-containing diguanylate cyclase, with the protein MTSDLTLDIADFHWVTQILDTMDSGLVVIDRSFQVCVWNSFMQSYSGVMSQHILGKSLFECFHELPRVWLETKVNTAADLATRSFSSWENRPYLFKFHNFSPVSHGSTYMYQDIVITPLRSLCGQVTHIAIQVNDVSEIARNKIHLKETNQHLSEMSRRDGLTGLYNRAYWEQSMKEEFNRMQFLDTHSSLVIFDIDHFKRVNDTYGHHAGDEVIRKTSNMLKKTARSSDLCGRYGGEEFTVLLPNTSADQARYFAERLRKRVEQEIVRVEDFVINYTISLGVCEFKPAFSGYVEWLKCADKALYAAKESGRNQTCVYEE; encoded by the coding sequence ATGACTTCGGACTTAACGCTCGATATTGCCGATTTTCACTGGGTAACCCAAATTCTCGATACCATGGACTCAGGCTTGGTTGTTATCGACCGCTCATTTCAAGTGTGTGTCTGGAACAGTTTCATGCAGTCCTACAGTGGGGTGATGTCACAGCACATTTTAGGTAAAAGCCTTTTTGAGTGTTTTCATGAGTTGCCACGCGTCTGGTTGGAGACCAAAGTAAATACCGCCGCAGATCTGGCGACGCGCTCTTTCTCTAGTTGGGAAAACCGTCCTTATCTATTTAAGTTTCATAACTTTTCGCCAGTCTCGCATGGCAGCACCTATATGTATCAAGACATCGTTATCACGCCATTGCGTTCTCTCTGTGGTCAAGTGACACACATAGCGATCCAGGTTAATGATGTTTCCGAAATCGCTCGCAATAAAATTCACCTCAAAGAGACCAATCAGCATCTGTCTGAAATGAGCCGCCGTGATGGGCTGACCGGGCTGTATAATCGAGCCTACTGGGAACAGTCGATGAAAGAAGAGTTTAATCGAATGCAGTTTCTCGATACACACAGTTCACTGGTCATTTTCGATATCGACCATTTTAAACGCGTCAATGATACCTACGGCCACCACGCTGGCGATGAAGTGATTCGTAAAACCTCTAATATGCTCAAGAAAACCGCTCGCAGCAGCGACTTGTGCGGGCGCTATGGTGGTGAAGAGTTTACCGTTCTATTACCAAATACCAGTGCCGATCAAGCGCGTTATTTCGCTGAACGTTTACGCAAACGAGTCGAGCAAGAAATTGTTCGAGTCGAAGACTTCGTGATCAATTACACCATCAGTTTAGGTGTATGTGAGTTTAAACCTGCTTTTTCCGGATACGTGGAGTGGCTCAAATGCGCTGATAAGGCGCTTTATGCGGCAAAAGAGAGCGGCCGCAACCAAACTTGCGTTTACGAAGAGTGA
- a CDS encoding response regulator — MKILICDDSAVARKSISRSIVCDSSVHLLEAQDGYEALQIMMEQNIDVLFLDLTMPVMDGFELLASLPVSQYKTRVVVVSGDVQREAKQRCLNMGAIAFVEKPFSDEEAEPLFQQLGLRYTNPHVKPVLKAEALTTPLLKFKEIANIALGKGAAIMADHLNEFIQLPVPNVGPLTCGELYMTMVDVVKREGSVAVSQRFVGGGIHGEALVCLRGNDIDQIGEKLGYHKDFTTHNEVILNIANLLVSSFLTSLGGHLDKSFSLRQPAIIDMVIQDIDCGQESDELFTIEYTYFAESMDFECEVLFLIDSPSVAIIYDIMETL; from the coding sequence ATGAAAATACTCATTTGCGATGATTCGGCGGTTGCAAGAAAGTCAATCAGCCGTTCAATTGTATGCGATAGCTCTGTGCATCTTCTCGAAGCGCAAGATGGCTATGAAGCACTGCAGATCATGATGGAACAGAATATCGATGTGCTGTTTTTGGATCTCACCATGCCAGTGATGGACGGTTTTGAGCTGTTAGCCAGTTTGCCCGTCAGTCAATACAAAACTCGTGTGGTGGTGGTTTCTGGAGATGTACAAAGGGAAGCGAAGCAGCGATGTCTGAATATGGGAGCCATCGCCTTTGTAGAAAAACCCTTTAGCGATGAAGAAGCAGAGCCCTTGTTCCAGCAATTAGGGCTACGCTACACCAACCCTCATGTTAAGCCTGTCCTTAAAGCCGAAGCGCTCACCACCCCACTTTTAAAATTTAAAGAGATCGCCAATATTGCTCTAGGTAAAGGAGCGGCGATTATGGCAGACCATCTCAACGAGTTCATTCAGCTACCGGTACCGAATGTAGGACCTCTCACTTGTGGTGAGCTCTACATGACGATGGTTGATGTAGTGAAAAGGGAAGGATCGGTCGCCGTTTCTCAGCGCTTTGTAGGTGGTGGCATTCATGGAGAAGCTTTAGTTTGCCTTCGTGGTAACGACATTGATCAAATAGGTGAGAAGCTCGGTTACCACAAAGACTTTACCACCCATAACGAGGTAATTCTCAACATTGCCAACTTACTGGTTTCTTCTTTTTTAACCTCGCTTGGTGGCCATCTCGACAAATCCTTCTCACTGCGTCAGCCCGCCATCATCGATATGGTGATTCAGGACATCGATTGTGGACAAGAATCAGACGAACTGTTTACCATTGAGTACACCTATTTTGCTGAAAGCATGGATTTTGAATGCGAGGTGCTATTTCTGATTGATAGTCCGTCGGTTGCCATCATCTACGACATCATGGAGACATTATGA
- a CDS encoding fructosamine kinase family protein — MWQAISEQLSDTLMFSYEIVEKIPLAGGDISDCFMISDGEQRYFVKVNERDFLQKFESEAENLRQLRETCTIHLPELILTGVSKSNAFIILNYLPTKPLEDAQSSYQLGQQLARLHLWGEQKEYGLDQDNFIGAVLQPNAWHKKWHTFFAEQRIGWQLQLLREKGINFGVLDEIVEVVKRQLISHNPRPSLLHGDLWNGNVALSACGPLCFDPASYWGDRECDIAMTELFGGFQPEFYQGYESLAPLPFGYAQRREIYNLYHLLNHCNQFGGHYLEQAQKAVDNVLSY; from the coding sequence ATGTGGCAAGCGATTTCAGAGCAGCTTTCAGACACTTTAATGTTCTCTTACGAGATTGTAGAGAAGATCCCGCTTGCTGGCGGTGATATCAGTGACTGCTTTATGATCAGCGATGGCGAACAACGTTATTTCGTCAAAGTCAACGAGCGTGATTTCCTGCAAAAGTTTGAAAGTGAGGCGGAGAATCTGCGTCAGCTACGAGAAACCTGCACCATCCATCTGCCAGAGTTGATTTTGACAGGCGTCTCTAAATCCAACGCTTTTATCATTCTCAATTACCTCCCGACCAAACCACTTGAAGATGCGCAAAGCAGCTATCAATTAGGTCAACAGCTTGCGAGGTTGCATTTGTGGGGAGAACAGAAAGAGTATGGTTTAGACCAAGACAACTTCATTGGCGCGGTGCTGCAACCCAATGCTTGGCATAAAAAATGGCACACTTTTTTTGCTGAACAACGAATCGGTTGGCAATTACAACTCTTACGTGAAAAAGGCATCAACTTTGGTGTGCTAGATGAGATTGTCGAAGTCGTAAAGCGTCAGCTCATTAGCCACAACCCTCGCCCTTCCCTATTGCATGGTGATTTATGGAATGGAAACGTGGCGCTATCTGCCTGTGGCCCACTCTGTTTTGATCCCGCGAGCTATTGGGGAGATCGTGAATGTGATATTGCCATGACAGAGTTGTTTGGCGGTTTTCAGCCCGAGTTTTACCAAGGCTATGAGAGCTTAGCACCACTCCCATTTGGTTACGCTCAGCGCCGAGAAATTTATAATCTTTACCATCTTCTCAATCATTGCAATCAGTTTGGCGGTCACTATCTGGAACAAGCACAGAAGGCGGTTGACAATGTTCTCTCTTACTGA
- a CDS encoding CPXCG motif-containing cysteine-rich protein, whose translation MRNYTEKHIKCPHCGHLIGITLDASNGSQDFYDDCPACCHAIHLNMMVDEMQDTIQLTIDADDEQVF comes from the coding sequence ATGCGTAACTACACTGAAAAACACATCAAATGCCCTCATTGTGGCCATCTTATCGGTATTACATTAGACGCTAGCAATGGCAGTCAAGACTTCTACGATGACTGCCCAGCTTGTTGCCACGCAATCCACCTCAATATGATGGTGGACGAAATGCAAGACACCATTCAACTAACGATAGACGCCGACGACGAGCAGGTTTTCTAA
- a CDS encoding riboflavin synthase, translated as MFTGIVQGMAEVVIIDRKEQFQTHTLRLCNEMLEGLKIGASVAHNGCCLTVTRIDGELVSFDLMQQTLLLTNLGDLQTGDKVNIERAAKFGDEIGGHSMSGHISNTALIEEVIDSPNNRTVWFSLPEKQMKYVLEKGFIGVDGCSLTIGEVVENRFSVHLIPETLNRTLFGVRKVGERVNIEFDPQTQAIVDTTERVLAAKGLA; from the coding sequence ATGTTTACAGGCATTGTTCAGGGAATGGCAGAAGTGGTCATCATTGATAGAAAAGAACAATTTCAGACTCATACACTCCGTCTATGCAATGAAATGCTAGAAGGGTTAAAAATCGGTGCCTCGGTGGCCCACAACGGCTGTTGCTTAACCGTGACTCGCATTGACGGTGAACTGGTCAGTTTTGACCTTATGCAGCAAACCCTATTACTGACTAATTTGGGCGACTTACAAACAGGCGATAAAGTGAATATTGAGCGAGCCGCGAAGTTTGGTGATGAGATTGGTGGACACAGCATGTCAGGCCATATCAGCAATACCGCTTTGATCGAAGAAGTGATTGATAGCCCCAACAACCGCACCGTTTGGTTTAGCTTGCCAGAGAAGCAAATGAAATACGTGCTCGAAAAAGGTTTTATTGGTGTGGATGGTTGCTCATTAACTATCGGTGAAGTGGTGGAAAATCGTTTTTCCGTGCATCTCATTCCGGAGACATTAAATCGAACTCTGTTTGGCGTAAGAAAGGTTGGAGAGCGAGTAAATATCGAATTTGACCCACAAACCCAAGCGATTGTGGATACCACTGAACGCGTGTTGGCGGCGAAAGGTTTGGCTTAA
- a CDS encoding MATE family efflux transporter, producing the protein MQNYKKEASNLVRLATPVLIASVAQTGMGFVDTVMAGGVSAIDMAAVSVASSIWFPSILFGIGLLMALVPVVAQLNGAGKRDNVPYEIQQGAVMALLISVPIIVVLFQTERIVSLMDVEVALATKTVGYIHAVIFAVPAFLLFQTLRSLTDGLSLTKPAMVIGFFGLLLNIPLNWMFVYGKLGAPALGGVGCGVATAIVYWIMFFMLLLYVTTSQRLKQVKLFHVWYRPNLSAQIKLFKLGFPVAAALFFEVTLFAVVALMVAPLGSVVVAAHQVAINFSSLLFMLPMSIGAATSIRVGHKLGEASTEGARVASHVGLMVGLLTAVFTATATVLLREPIALLYTDNQAVIHLAMQLLLFSAIYQCTDAIQVIAAGALRGYKDMKAIFNRTFIAYWLLGLPTGYVLGITDWVVEPMGAQGFWIGFIVGLSAAALMLGLRLHWLHKQSDDIQLQLVGK; encoded by the coding sequence GTGCAAAATTACAAGAAAGAAGCATCCAACCTCGTCAGGTTAGCAACACCAGTGCTCATTGCTTCCGTTGCACAAACCGGTATGGGTTTTGTCGATACCGTGATGGCCGGCGGCGTGAGTGCAATCGATATGGCAGCCGTCTCTGTTGCCTCAAGCATTTGGTTTCCTTCAATTCTGTTTGGCATTGGCCTGTTGATGGCCCTGGTTCCAGTTGTTGCTCAGCTCAATGGAGCCGGAAAACGCGACAATGTGCCGTATGAAATCCAGCAAGGCGCAGTAATGGCACTGCTTATCAGTGTGCCTATCATCGTGGTGCTTTTCCAAACGGAACGAATTGTTAGCCTTATGGATGTTGAAGTCGCGTTAGCGACCAAAACAGTAGGTTATATCCACGCGGTGATCTTTGCAGTACCAGCTTTTCTGCTGTTTCAAACACTGCGTAGCTTGACCGACGGGCTGTCTTTGACCAAACCCGCGATGGTCATTGGCTTTTTCGGCTTGCTGCTCAATATTCCGCTCAACTGGATGTTTGTCTATGGCAAACTTGGCGCGCCTGCGCTCGGTGGCGTCGGTTGTGGGGTGGCGACGGCCATTGTCTACTGGATCATGTTTTTCATGTTGCTGCTTTATGTGACGACGTCACAAAGGCTCAAACAGGTGAAGCTATTCCATGTTTGGTATCGCCCTAATCTCAGTGCTCAAATCAAACTCTTTAAACTTGGTTTCCCTGTCGCCGCCGCACTGTTTTTTGAAGTCACTCTTTTTGCCGTTGTGGCGTTGATGGTCGCACCGCTCGGCTCTGTGGTGGTTGCAGCCCACCAGGTGGCGATCAACTTTTCCTCCCTGCTGTTTATGTTACCAATGAGTATTGGCGCGGCGACCAGCATTCGCGTTGGTCATAAACTTGGCGAAGCCAGCACTGAAGGCGCAAGAGTGGCTTCCCATGTTGGTTTGATGGTTGGGCTACTCACTGCGGTATTCACTGCGACAGCAACGGTGCTGCTGCGTGAGCCGATTGCATTGCTCTATACCGATAACCAAGCGGTGATCCATCTCGCGATGCAACTACTACTGTTTTCGGCCATCTATCAATGCACCGATGCAATTCAAGTTATTGCGGCAGGTGCGCTTCGTGGTTACAAAGATATGAAAGCCATCTTTAACCGTACGTTTATTGCGTACTGGCTGCTGGGTTTGCCAACGGGCTATGTGCTTGGCATTACCGATTGGGTTGTTGAGCCGATGGGCGCGCAAGGCTTTTGGATTGGCTTCATCGTCGGCCTCTCAGCGGCCGCGTTAATGTTAGGGTTGCGTCTGCATTGGTTGCACAAGCAAAGTGACGACATACAGCTGCAACTGGTAGGAAAATAG
- a CDS encoding DUF3080 family protein — MLRRVCLLLFPLFSLTACIDNSGIEDRFVTYAERLANVLEVDAPTPPSSFAITLEDKRRLYSELPRLSLGLLDSYELRDCGLFQIVAEKNSSLGKVWDQFQDFDYQLRLSDTLRQCLMSDSLSARLRRQLEDLAMIKQGHLSIHLRNLILTSDAMRKQLSGYQWLMEGQQSQWSEIHDALSIFAQIDAAAKVGAPVTLSVYPYQEVLERAPLIGALYYSLQRSTRWLNLTTDMLSKHFSSIHCGPNRDQTRFNYLRNVFNETYIKSIQAYNAELDAAYYQLSNHLPIIITSFEEQNSAYRLQEAHREFRQANLEHIQFWQQLFQRCQNPVQ; from the coding sequence ATGTTACGGCGTGTTTGCTTACTCTTATTTCCCCTCTTTTCGCTGACTGCCTGCATCGACAATAGCGGTATTGAAGATCGCTTTGTCACCTATGCAGAACGTCTGGCCAACGTTTTAGAGGTAGATGCGCCAACACCGCCCTCCTCTTTTGCTATCACACTTGAGGATAAAAGACGGCTATACAGTGAGCTGCCTCGCTTATCGCTCGGTTTACTGGACAGCTATGAGCTGCGTGATTGTGGCCTTTTTCAAATCGTTGCTGAAAAGAACTCGTCGCTTGGAAAGGTTTGGGATCAGTTCCAAGATTTCGACTATCAACTACGTTTAAGTGATACGCTACGTCAATGCCTAATGTCTGACTCGCTCTCGGCTCGCTTGAGGAGACAACTGGAAGATCTTGCCATGATCAAACAGGGTCATTTGTCCATCCATTTGCGAAACTTAATCTTGACCAGTGATGCGATGAGAAAGCAATTGAGTGGTTATCAGTGGTTAATGGAGGGGCAACAAAGCCAGTGGAGTGAGATTCATGACGCCTTGTCGATTTTTGCGCAGATAGACGCCGCGGCCAAGGTGGGTGCACCGGTTACTTTGTCAGTCTACCCCTACCAAGAAGTATTAGAGAGAGCGCCGCTGATTGGTGCTTTGTACTACTCGCTACAACGCTCAACACGTTGGCTGAATCTCACCACTGATATGCTATCGAAGCATTTTTCTTCTATTCACTGCGGTCCTAACCGGGATCAGACTCGTTTTAACTACCTGCGCAACGTTTTTAATGAAACCTACATAAAGTCGATTCAAGCGTATAACGCCGAACTTGACGCAGCTTACTACCAATTGAGTAACCATTTGCCCATCATCATTACGTCATTTGAAGAGCAAAACTCGGCATATCGGCTCCAAGAAGCTCATCGAGAATTTCGCCAAGCCAATCTAGAGCACATTCAGTTTTGGCAGCAACTTTTTCAGCGCTGCCAGAACCCTGTTCAATAG
- a CDS encoding DNA ligase, with protein sequence MRLTILASCLLATFATYAEGLYPPPEADIVLAENYQSGINIDEYWYSEKLDGIRAYWTGEQLQTRSGKKIHAPAWFVQALPNYPLDGELWAGRGHFHLVQQTVLDTTPIDQAWQQIRFMIFDSPHTAGDYRKRYHHITDLVRTMDVQHIQYVEHMPIQSEQALFAHLDEIDQQQGEGIMLRKISSRYQAGRSSDLLKLKRYQDDEAVVIGYKPGSGRLMGKMGAILVRLGDGTEFYIGSGFTDVQRETPPAIGSTITFRYNGLTHNGIPKFARYLRQRVTQ encoded by the coding sequence ATGCGTCTTACCATCTTAGCTTCCTGCCTATTAGCCACTTTCGCTACTTATGCCGAAGGGCTGTATCCACCGCCAGAAGCCGATATTGTGTTGGCTGAAAACTACCAAAGCGGAATTAACATCGATGAGTACTGGTACAGCGAAAAACTGGATGGCATTCGTGCCTATTGGACAGGGGAGCAGCTCCAAACTCGCAGTGGCAAAAAAATTCACGCACCTGCCTGGTTTGTGCAGGCGCTGCCCAACTATCCATTAGATGGCGAGCTTTGGGCTGGGCGAGGTCATTTTCATCTTGTGCAACAAACCGTGTTGGATACCACCCCGATCGACCAAGCATGGCAGCAAATTCGCTTTATGATTTTTGATTCCCCGCATACAGCAGGTGACTACCGCAAGCGTTACCATCACATTACTGATTTGGTTCGAACAATGGACGTTCAACATATCCAATACGTTGAACATATGCCGATACAAAGTGAACAAGCGCTGTTTGCACACTTAGATGAAATAGATCAGCAGCAAGGTGAGGGGATAATGCTGCGTAAAATCAGCAGTCGCTATCAAGCAGGTCGTAGCTCCGATCTACTTAAACTCAAGCGTTATCAAGACGATGAGGCGGTGGTGATTGGCTATAAGCCCGGTAGTGGGCGCCTTATGGGTAAAATGGGCGCCATTTTGGTTAGGCTGGGGGATGGAACGGAATTTTATATCGGTAGCGGGTTTACCGATGTGCAACGCGAAACGCCACCAGCGATCGGCAGCACCATTACTTTTCGTTATAACGGCCTAACCCACAATGGCATTCCTAAGTTTGCTCGTTACTTGCGCCAGCGTGTTACTCAATAA
- a CDS encoding ATP-binding protein has translation MTKAKLTLIRGLPGSGKSTLAQKLAREHQAIHIETDMFFVDANGEYQFDPQRLSEAHQWCLARTIELLQAQQHVIVSNTFVRHWELAPYRRYAKENHIPLEVLVCKGEFASVHQVPVQTIEKMRKIWQD, from the coding sequence ATGACAAAGGCAAAATTGACGTTAATCCGTGGATTACCGGGTTCCGGCAAAAGTACCTTGGCGCAAAAGCTGGCGAGAGAACATCAGGCGATACACATTGAGACGGATATGTTTTTCGTCGACGCAAACGGAGAGTATCAGTTCGATCCGCAAAGACTAAGCGAAGCGCATCAATGGTGTTTAGCGCGTACCATTGAGCTTTTACAAGCTCAGCAGCATGTGATTGTCAGTAATACATTTGTACGCCACTGGGAACTAGCACCCTATCGCCGATACGCCAAAGAGAATCACATTCCACTTGAGGTTCTGGTTTGCAAAGGAGAGTTCGCTAGCGTTCATCAAGTGCCAGTACAGACGATAGAGAAAATGCGTAAAATTTGGCAAGATTAA
- a CDS encoding glycerophosphoryl diester phosphodiesterase: MPPMIVGHRGVAGSYPENTRASVQAAIDLGLSWVEIDVQPTKDGVLVVCHDHTIDRCSNGKGCIDEHTLEELQDLDFGGWFDPKFNDEPIMTLESLLKMAAEYDLGLNIEVKVDRHELSSIVRDLKELLDDSPLTTDKILLSSFSHEVILQLHKHCPGYRLAVLSERLSQRDRQVLKEVNAFSCNLNYRWITEKHILDLRRGGYQIWCFTLNQPDKFRYFDKVDAIFSDFPERFIS, encoded by the coding sequence ATGCCTCCAATGATTGTCGGCCACCGTGGTGTGGCAGGTTCTTACCCAGAAAATACGCGGGCAAGTGTGCAAGCCGCGATTGATCTTGGTCTCAGTTGGGTTGAAATTGACGTTCAACCAACCAAAGATGGTGTGTTGGTGGTTTGCCACGACCACACGATCGACCGTTGTAGCAACGGCAAAGGCTGCATCGATGAGCACACGTTGGAAGAATTACAAGATTTAGACTTTGGCGGTTGGTTTGACCCCAAGTTCAATGATGAACCGATCATGACATTGGAATCGCTGCTAAAAATGGCTGCTGAGTATGATTTGGGCTTAAACATTGAAGTGAAAGTCGATCGCCACGAATTGAGTAGTATCGTACGTGATCTCAAAGAGTTGCTTGATGATAGCCCGCTCACTACCGACAAAATCTTGCTGTCTAGCTTTAGCCACGAGGTGATTTTGCAGTTACATAAACACTGCCCGGGTTACCGACTGGCCGTGCTAAGTGAACGTTTGTCACAACGAGACAGACAAGTACTGAAAGAAGTCAACGCGTTCAGTTGTAACTTAAACTATCGCTGGATTACAGAAAAACACATTCTCGACTTGCGCCGTGGCGGATATCAGATCTGGTGTTTTACCCTTAACCAGCCGGATAAGTTTCGTTATTTTGACAAAGTCGATGCGATCTTCTCTGATTTCCCTGAACGTTTTATCTCTTAA
- a CDS encoding LacI family DNA-binding transcriptional regulator, with translation MATITDVCALAGVSKATVSRVINGSEQVKPKTREAVHAAMRQLGYQPNTLAQALATNTSHSIGLVLPHFESSYFGSVLHHAEQETQKAGKKLLVVNSKNSAAGEREAVETLAAQRCDAVLLYSRHLSQDELVGLQQKIQRPLLILNRRLTSPYLYSFGLDQQQVTSLAMDHLLSLGHRQIACIASPLQSETGKIRFHGYQKALQDKGIAVSTDLVIESNNTLAGGYEAMNELLQTDETFTAVFASNDDMALGAMRALYDHGKKVPSDIAVIGIDNEPAAAYAIPSLSTVSLPIVTLSKDATLCALKLANKETVPVEHRVYQSELVIRESTSKQG, from the coding sequence ATGGCAACCATAACAGATGTGTGCGCGCTGGCAGGCGTTTCCAAGGCGACAGTGTCACGCGTTATCAACGGCAGCGAGCAAGTGAAACCGAAAACGCGCGAAGCTGTGCATGCGGCGATGCGCCAGCTTGGTTATCAACCAAATACACTAGCTCAAGCGCTCGCGACCAATACCTCGCACTCGATAGGTTTGGTGCTGCCTCACTTTGAAAGTAGCTATTTTGGCAGCGTACTGCACCATGCAGAGCAAGAAACACAAAAAGCGGGTAAGAAACTGCTGGTGGTCAACAGTAAAAACAGTGCAGCAGGGGAACGTGAAGCGGTTGAAACTCTAGCTGCCCAGCGCTGTGATGCGGTTTTACTTTATAGCCGCCATTTATCGCAGGATGAACTGGTTGGCTTGCAGCAAAAGATACAACGGCCGCTATTGATCCTCAATCGACGTTTGACCAGCCCTTATTTATACAGCTTTGGCCTCGATCAGCAGCAGGTGACGTCACTGGCCATGGATCATTTACTCTCACTTGGACACAGACAGATCGCTTGCATTGCGTCGCCATTACAGAGCGAGACGGGCAAAATTCGTTTTCACGGCTATCAAAAAGCGTTGCAAGATAAGGGTATTGCGGTAAGCACTGATTTGGTAATTGAGAGTAATAACACGCTGGCTGGTGGTTATGAAGCGATGAACGAGTTACTACAAACAGATGAAACGTTCACGGCCGTTTTTGCCAGCAACGATGATATGGCGTTAGGTGCAATGCGCGCACTGTACGATCACGGGAAAAAAGTGCCTAGCGATATCGCCGTAATCGGTATCGATAATGAGCCAGCTGCCGCTTATGCGATACCGAGTTTATCAACAGTCAGCCTGCCGATCGTTACCTTAAGTAAAGATGCGACACTTTGTGCTCTCAAGCTCGCCAACAAGGAAACTGTGCCTGTCGAGCATCGTGTTTACCAAAGCGAATTAGTGATTCGAGAATCAACCAGCAAACAAGGTTGA